Sequence from the Entelurus aequoreus isolate RoL-2023_Sb linkage group LG28, RoL_Eaeq_v1.1, whole genome shotgun sequence genome:
CTAGTTTCCTTGTTTACTAATCTTGCTTCCTTGTTTACTAATTGTGTGTCCTTGTTTACTAATCGAGTTTCCTTGTTTACTAATCTTTCTTCCTCATTCGCTAGTTTCCTTGTTTACTAATCTTGCTTCCTTATTCGCTAGTTTCCGTGTTTACTAATCTTGCTTCCTTGTTTACTATTCTAGTTTCCTTGTTTACTATTCTAGCTTCCTTATTTTCTAATCTTGTTTGCTTGTTTACTAATCTTGTTTCCTCATTCGCTAGTTTCCTTGTTTACTAATCTTGTTTCCTCATTCGCTAGTTTCCTTGTTTACTAATCTTGCTTCCTTGTTTACTAATTGTGCGTCCTTGTTTACTAATCTAGTTTCCTTGTTTACTAATCTTGCTTCCTCATTCGCTAATTTCCTTGTTTACTAATCTTGCTTCCTCATTCGCTAATTTCCTTGTTTACTAATCTATGTCtccaggctggcctgggaacacctcgggatcccccgggaagagctggacgaagtggctggggagagggaagtctgggtttccctgcttaggctgctgcccccgcgacccgaaatcggataagcggaagaagatggatggatggactaatcTTGCTTCCTTGTTTAGTAATTGTGCGTCCTTGTTTACTAATCTAGTTTCCTCGTTTACTAATCTTGCTTCCTTATTCGCTAGTTTCCTTGTTTACTAATCTTGCTTCCTTATTCGTTAGTTTCCTTGTTTACTAATCTTGCTTCCTTGTTTACTATTCTAGTTTCCTTGTTTACTATTCTAGCTTCCTTATTTTCTAATCGAGTTTCCTTGTTTACTAATCTTGCTTCCTCATTCGCTAGTTTCCTTGTTTACTAATCTTGCTTCCTTGTTTACTAATTGTGTGTCCTTGTTTACTAATCGAGTTTCCTTGTTTACTAATCTTTCTTCCTCATTCGCTAGTTTCCTTGTTTACTAATCTTGCTTCCTTATTCGCTAGTTTCCGTGTTTACTAATCTTGCTTCCTTGTTTACTATTCTAGTTTCCTTGTTTACTATTCTAGCTTCCTTATTTTCTAATCTTGTTTGCTTGTTTACTAATCTTGTTTCCTCATTCGCTAGTTTCCTTGTTTACTAATCTTGTTTCCTCATTCGCTAGTTTCCTTGTTTACTAATCTTGCTTCCTTGTTTCCTCATTCGCTAGTTTCCTTGTTTACTATTCTAGCTTCCTTATTTTCTAATCTTGTTTGCTTGTTTACTAATCTTGTTTCCTCATTCGCTAGTTTCCTTGTTTACTAATCTTGTTTCCTCATTCGCTAGTTTCCTTGTTTACTAATCTTGCTTCCTTGTTTCCTCATTCGCTAGTTTCCTTGTTTACTAATCTTGCTTCCTTGTTTACTAATTGTGCGTCCTTGTTTACTAATCTAGTTTCCTTGTTTACTAATCTTGCTTCATCATTCGCTAGTTTCCTTGTTTACTAATCTTGCTTCCTTGTTTCCTCATTCGCTAGTTTCCTTGTTTACTAATCTTGCTTCCTTGTTTACTAATTGTGCGTCCTTGTTTACTAACCTAGTTTCCTTGTTTACTAATCTTGCTTCCTCATTCGCTAATTTCCTTGTTTACTAATCTTGCTTCCTCATTCGCTAATTTCCTTGTTTACTAATCTATGTCtccaggctggcctgggaacacctcgggatcccccgggaagagctggacgaagtggctggggagagggaagtctgggtttccctgcttaggctgctgcccccgcgacccgaaatcggataagcggaagaagatggatggatggactaatcTTGCTTCCTTGTTTAGTAATTGTGCGTCCTTGTTTACTAATCTAGTTTCCTCGTTTACTAATCTTGCTTCCTTATTCGCTAGTTTCCTTGTTTACTAATCTTGCTTCCTTTTTTACTATTCTAGTTTCCTTGTTTACTATTCTAGCTTCCTTATTTTCTAATCTTGTTTCCTTGTTTACTAATCTTGCTTCCTTGTTTACTAATCTTGCTTCCTTGTTTACTTGTCTTGCATCATTGTTTACTAATCTTGCTTCCTTTTTTACTATTCTAGTTTCCTTGTTTACTATTCTAGCTTCCTTATTTTCTAATCTTGTTTCCTTGTTTACTAATCTTGCTTCCTTGTTTACTAATCTTGCTTCCTTGTTTACTTGTCTTGCATCATTGTTTACTAATATTTCTCCCTTCTTTACTAACCTCGTTTCCTTGTTTACTAATCTTGCTTCCTTGTTTACTAATCTTGCTTCCTTGTTTACTAATCTAGTTTCCTTGTTTACTAATCTAGTTTCCTTGTTTACTAATCTTGCTTCCTTGTTTACTTGTCTTGCATCATTGTTTACTAATATTTCTCCCTTCTTTACTAACCTCGTTTCCTTGTTTACTAATCTTGCTTCCTTGTTTACTAATCTTGCTTCCTTGTTTACTAATCTAGTTTCCTTGTTTACTAATCTAGTTTCCTTGTTTACTAATCTTGCTTCCTTGTTTACTAATCTTGCTTCCTTGTTTACTAATCTAGTTTCCTTGTTTACTAATCTAGTTTCCTTGTTTACTAATCTTGCTTCCTTGTTTACTTGTCTTGCATCATTGTTTACTAATATTTCTCCCTTCTTTACTAATCTCGTTTCCTTGTTTACTAATCTTGCTTCCTTGTTTACTAATCTAGTTGCCTGGTTTACTAATTGTGTGTCCTTGTTTAATAATCTTGCTTCCTTGTTTACTAATCGAGTTTCCTTGTTTATTAATTGTGCGttctttagagatgtccgataatggcttttttgccgatatacaatattttgatattgtccaactcttaattaccgattccgatatcaagcgataccgatatatacagtggtggaatgaacacattattatgcctcattttgttgtgatgcatgaaacaatgtcactttaccatgaattgatcaacgtggaccccgacttaaacaagttgaaaaacgtattggggtgttaccatttagtggtcaattgcacgcaatatgtactgtgctgtgcaatctactaatacaagtttcaatcaatcaatcaaaaacaaggttttccaaaataagagaacaacttcaactccagtcatggaaaaaagtgccaacatggcactgccatatttgttattaaagtcaaaaagtgcattattttttttaaacatgcctcaaaacagcagcttggaatttgctctccctgagataatcctgatacccactacaactatgggaaacactgtactttgactttattttttttaaacatgcctcaaaacaacagctacaaaaacagtgatatattgtagcgtcccggaagagttagtgctgcaaggggttctgggtatttgttctgttgtgtaacGGTGCCGATGTTctctcttgtttggtgtgggttcacagtgtggcgcatatttgtaacagtgttaaagttgtttatgcggccatcctcagtgtgacctgcatggctgttgaccaagtatgccttgcattcacttatatgtgtgtgtaaaagctgcatatgttatatgactgggccagcacgctgtttgtattgaggaaaagcggacgtgacgacaggttgtagaggacgctaaaggcacgcccccaatattcttgtccagggtggaaatcgggagaatggttgccccgggagattttcgggaggggcactggaattcgggagtctcccaggaaaatgtggagggttggcaagtatgccatacatccgtgttttaccggatatgtaccactccgtacagcagccttttaaaaagtcattcattttactttttgaaaccgatcatttccgatattacattttaaagcatttatcggccaaaaatatcggacatctctagcgtcCTTGTTTACTCATCTAGTCTCCTTGTTTACTATTCTAGTTTCCTTGTTTACTTATCTAGTTTCCTTCTTTACTAATCTTGCTTCCTTGTTTACTAATTGTGCGTCTTTGTTTAATAATCTAGTTTCCTTGTTTACTAATCTTGCTTCCTCCTTCGCTAGTTTCCTTGTTTACTAATCTTGCTTCCTTGTTTAGTAATTGTGCGTCCTTGTTTACTAATCTAGTTTCCTCGTTTACTAATCTTGCTTCCTTGTTTACTAATTGTGCGTCCTTGTTTACTAATCTAGTTTCCTTGT
This genomic interval carries:
- the LOC133645081 gene encoding uncharacterized protein LOC133645081 isoform X3, producing the protein MAIYTTQEQISVRQKAEACGCVLCFQHRKARQQILKTHKGEGTQCWAPPPFALHTPGWPGNTSGSPGKSWTKWLGRGKSGFPCLGCCPRDPKSDKRKKMDGWTNLASLFSNCWPGNTSGSPGKSWTKWLGRGKSGFPCLGCCPRDPKSDKRKKMDGWTNLASLFSNCWPGNTSGSPGKSWTKWLGRGKSGFPCLGCCPRDPKSDKRKKMDGWTNLASLFSNCASLFTNLVSSFTNLASLFASFLVY